AGAATTACACTCAGTATAATGTTTTGCAAAGCTTACCGATGGATGCGTCTTGATCCTTCTGTCTTTTAGTTAATTCTCTGATAGTCTTTTGCTGTCGCCAGGCTACTTTCTTATAGTCCATCATCTggaaaaataatcatcatcatcatcatcaccatcagcccatattcttcCACTGCCGGATataggcctctccaattgcACGTCAGCGATACATAATTTCTCGTTTGGAATCAGAGTATCCTTTGTCCGTCGTGAAACAAGGAGTTTTACAAGCTATCAATTATTTAACAGTCACacttatattaacataaaagaatACGGGGAATAAAACAGAGTCacaagaaaaaggtttttacgTTTTTTACACAATAAGTGTTTACTAATTGATGATACTACTAGCACCATTTACAATGTTtgactaatataattattgatactactaacgccatctacaCTTAACATATAGTAGTTACCCGTTTGTAGAAGATCTTGTACTGCGACGCGAGGAACAGTGACAGCTTGGCATTGAGTACTGTTCGCCGGCGCAGCAGTGACAACTCTTGACGCATGGCCAACGGGGCTAGCACGGACGCTgggaaaaatatattgataatataaaataaaacatttacttaacatAGGATACTAAAGTGGCACTTTTTAGCCATATTATAAATGCTAAGATAGATTGTTTTACTggcgaaaaaataataataataccactTCATCACTACATATTTCATATTTGCTACCATTCTGAAATCTAGTTTCCATAGAGAACAGTTTTTTATTAcgctttttaattataaatattccacaactttcacacaaagccATCAAATCTCTCTAATGGAGTAGtgccagactcttactgactaaacctgaaccgccgtgctacgtcatccgcgtttttgtgtcgatgtatagaaatgcattgcaatccttcatacacacaAAGGTTTGACCTGGCTGGAATGgaacctacgacctccggtatagcagctTTCTTCCAAAGGCCACCCCAGAAAAGacactgtatttatttacgcattgtgaaaaactactttttctggactttaaaagaggcgatgacccctgagtttgtttcgacgcttcttctcagggtagccagctaggaaatgtcgattccagctagcttaaaaaatgacatgtaaagtGATAACGTCTATCCTAtccatacttatatatatactctatactaatatataaagctgaagagttcgtttgtttgaacgcgctaatctcagggactactggttcaaattgaaaaaatacttttgtattgaatagaccattcatcgaggaaggttttaggctatataccatcacgctgcgactaataggagcgaagatacagtggaaaatgtgaaaaacaggtcaggtataaatcataacttatatcttctaactaggcggacgaagttgcgggtaacagctagtttaatatataaattactagcttttcgcccgcgtcgatgtcggttatatcgcgattcTAAGAGTACTCTTGAaaagtctgggataaaaactatcctatgttctttctgaATGTAAACTCTATCTctctaccaaatttcattaaaatcggttcagtggtttagacgtgaaagcgtaacagacagacagagttactttcgcatttataatattagtagggatttcattgtatttaatttgaggGTGAGGGTGGCTCACAATGCGCGGGCctgggcggcggcggctgcgcggCCTGCTGCAGGCGCTTGCGGAAGGCGGGCGAGATCTTGTCGTCGAAGTGCTCGATGGCCATGCTGGAGATGTCGCGCAGCTCCTGCAGCACCTCGTGCGCGCGCGGCGGACTGCTGCACGACTCCACCACCGACAGCACGCGGCGGATCTCGTCTATCACCTGCCAGGCACCCTCGTACGTCATTATTGTGATAAAGGGAATGGAGGGACAAGTTtccatgtttttataatgtatgtggGTTGCTGGATGCCTAAAGTGATCATAATTTTGAAGAATCATtgctttttcttcttcttttgtGTTGCTGGTAAAGTTAAAGTCTTGAGCACACCTCGGAATCTTCGAAATGATTACATTACTCCGAGTACATAGACTCTATTTGCATTAAACCTTATTCCAAGCAGAAATTTCGATACAATCAATAACTTgccccaaaaatataattaaaacacaaaagcaTGTTGAAAATGTTGTCAATAACCTACCTTGCCAGGTATAAAGCAGCATAGACCGTTGTCTATGAACTTGGAGTACGTCATGTTGAGCATAGATATGCGCGTCTCTATGG
The window above is part of the Trichoplusia ni isolate ovarian cell line Hi5 chromosome 11, tn1, whole genome shotgun sequence genome. Proteins encoded here:
- the LOC113498475 gene encoding F-box only protein 28-like gives rise to the protein MGEASIDLLGLPIVMIENIFSYLSFDEIAKNRLVSRAFDEICRRMLNRGFIMIERRHAMALKSVKAQLPRRESERRYHHLSRHCDILTSIETRISMLNMTYSKFIDNGLCCFIPGKVIDEIRRVLSVVESCSSPPRAHEVLQELRDISSMAIEHFDDKISPAFRKRLQQAAQPPPPRPAHSSVLAPLAMRQELSLLRRRTVLNAKLSLFLASQYKIFYKRMMDYKKVAWRQQKTIRELTKRQKDQDASIGKLCKTLY